A stretch of DNA from Ovis aries strain OAR_USU_Benz2616 breed Rambouillet chromosome 17, ARS-UI_Ramb_v3.0, whole genome shotgun sequence:
tttgttttgtaggtggtttcctttggtgtgcaaaaacttttcagtaattaggtcctatttgtttatttttatttcttttgccttgggagacagATCTAAAAATATATTGTGGTGTATTCTGAAATCTGGGAGGGTTTGCTTCcacctttgttctttttcttcaggatttcTTTCAtgattctgggtcttttatggttccatatgaaTAGTAGGATtagttgttctagttctgtgaaaaatgtcatgggtattttgataggaattgcattaaacCTGTAGATtattttgggtagtatggccattttagtagtattaattcttccaatccaagagtatgggatatctttccatttttttgtatcatcttcaatttcttccatcagtgttttatagttttcagtgtatccGTCTTTCACCTCCCtggttaagtttattccaaggtatttcattctttctgatgcaattttaaacaggattttaaaaaacgttctctttctgatagttcattattagtgtatagaaatacaactgtTTCCTACATATTCatcttgtatcctgaaactttgctgaattaatttattagttctaatagtttggAGCTGGAGGCTTTAGGGTTTTTATATAAAGTATCATGTGATCTGCAAGTAGTGacagttttattctttccttcaaaTTTCAATGTCAGAGTGCACCTTATTAATTTTGCTCCCAAAGACGTCTTTCTCTGTAGGGTTCTCCAGTCATCTTTGAAGCGAATAGACTGTCTTCATGAATAACAGCAAATTAAAGTTAATTGAATTATGATTTAACTCAGTAATTTTCAACCCAGCATAAATGCTTAATGGACTCACCTAGGGAGCTTTAGTAAGATACCGTTGCCCAGGCCACGACCTCGGCTGTCCTCAGGAGCCGGTTTCGAGTGGACCTTAAACAGCACCAGGCGCTGCCAGTGTGCAGTGAGTGCCGTGAGCAGCCGTGGGTGTGACTGATAGCTAAACTCAACCCCATGAGGTTGTCTGCGCCGCTCAAACCCCTGGGTCTCAAGGTGTggcccccagaccagcagcatgaGCGTTTTATTAGAGTGAAAGTTCCTGGTCCCATCCCGGACCTGCTGAGTCAGAAGCTCTGGGGACAACGTCTAGCCGTGTGCGTTGGGCGGGGGGACCCTCCTGCTGATTCTGGCGCACACTAATGCAGGTGCACTGCTGTGTGGGTCGTCCAGTGGTTACTTTTGCTTGAGGTGAGGTTTTAAGCTCCGGCATCATCTCTCTTGTTAATGCCTCTTAGTCACATAATAAGGCATGATTGTCACAGCTCTCTCTAGTATATCCAGGCTAGAGGTTCTCAGAGGGTCAAGGCTCCAGTGATGCTTTTTAAACGACCATGTTCTTATAACACAGTGGGCAGCTGCTGGGAGCTGGGAATCCACCCCCCTGATTCTCCTCCAGTTCACCAAGAAGGAACATAGAGAAAGAGGGGTAGGCTGGGGAAGGTCGGGAGTGGACAGGGTTTGGAGCCTCAGTCCTCAACCTTGGCTGCACACTGGAGTCTGTAAAGGGtactgagacctgggttcagactGAACACCACAAGTATTCGGATGTAATGATTTGGGCTGGGCTGAAAGGTCCCCAGGTGGCTCTAATACTCCACCGAGGCTGAGAAGCTGGAGGACGTCTCAGTTGGTTTGACCCTGCCTTCCTATGAATCTGGCTCTTTTCCGTAGACAGAGGTACAGGGTTAATGGAAAGTTGGTAGACTTCTTGGGCTTGGTTTCTTGAGCATCCTGAAACCCTAAATCAAGTTTCTCCACCGAGCAGGACAATATTTGACTATCTGatacctgctgtgtgtgtgtgcatttcatTTCACTACCTGAATTATAAGATGGTTTCAACCATCTGTGTGTTGGAGTCGACATAAGTGAAAGAACGGGGCATCTGACTGAGGTCCAGTATGCTTCCTGACATTCTGAGTTTAATAATATTCTCTCGCCAGTGTTATATTTTACATTGTAATACGAGTGTGGCAACCTTTCAATTGCTATATAACACTTTTGTTTAAACTTTAAAAACGAGAGCTTGATTGTGCATTTGTTCCACTTTCAAAAAGAGAAGTTAGTGAGTTTGCGTCACCAGGAAGCAGAGTCACTTCCACTTGGGGACGAGGTGTGGCACGGTAACAAGGGGGTGAGGTGCCTGCTTGGTTACCTAGCTCCCAGGCTCACCTCGGGCATTTCCCACCTTTGCCCATGAATTAGGATCCCTCCCAGGGTCCTCGCCAAATGTCTGAGACACACATCCCACTGTGTTTGGATATTGTCAACAGTCTTTTGTGACTCTGTGCACTGTCCAGTTATCTGGTAATTTTAggattaaaagtaaaatgaatattGCAGCTTAATTTCATTACTCGAATGACCATTCCCATCATCTCCTGTTAATGCTCCATTTTGtgagcagagagagagatggtGAAAAGATCGCCCTGGGGAGACTTTGCATGGGGGTCACAGGAGAGAACACTACCGAGCCCCCTGGAAGAGGAGAGCCCTTGCAGACCCGCGCTGagtcccccctcctcccctccagcgCTGGCCAGGTTCAAGGTCACACCCGGAGCCCTGCCCACAGCCCTTCTGGTTTCAACAGCAAGTCCagttctttcttctgctttcttctcttctgcACTTTGCCGGTGGCTGCCTCTATCCCTTCCCAGGCTTgaacctctctctttttttctgcagCTTCTTCAGTTTTACACTCTGCCCCCACCGCCAGGCCACACCCCTCTTTTCTGAAATATGTCCTCTTGTAGATAGAAAGACAACAATAAAATAGAGAAGTTTTACTGGACAGATGAGTCTCCTGGGGAAGAGAGAACATGTCAGTCTAGAGCGGGAAAACAGACTGGGCGGAGGATGAGCAGCGAGCTTCCGAGGCCGGTGTGAAGGAGGGCCCTGTGGGACACACAGCGTCTTCGCAGCTGGGATGCCTCTACCCTTCATGTGATCACCGTGGGGTGGGCCGGGCTGGGGGCCCCCTCTGGGGCCTTTTAGGAAAGGTAGAACTGGAGGAGAAAGAGGCTCTTTCCAGGCCCCACGACGCAAGAAGACGTCCATCCAGTCGGCGCTCAGCGCAGGAGCCAGCCCTGTACTTTATGTAGGCGACGCACTGCAGACTCACTTCTGGAAAGAATGTGGGTTCGTCCATAGTGGAGGTGGACCTCTGAGTTTCTAAAATGTACTTTTACCCAAGAAGCATGGGATGGTAGGATGGCTCCCACAGGAACTCACCACTGATGGTTATGGGCCTGACCTGGTGTTTCCTAGAAAAGGCAAGGCGAAGGGGGCTGTCTGGGCCACACAGTGATCCACTGGGTTAAGAGTTACTCTCAGCCCACAGGTCACGGGGGGAACTGCTGTCCTGCTTTGGGGAAATTCCCGACCTGCCCTCCTTGGCTCCACTCCCGCCCTGCTCTTGTGGCCTTGGGATCCTCTCTGGTCTCCACCTCTGTCCCCCGTGTGACTTACTCCTGGCTAGGGGCTTGATACGTGGCCTGCCCCAGGTTTTCAGCTCCGCCTTTGAGGACATCTGATGCTCTTGGCACAGACTCTTGGGCTGACCTGCAATGTTTTCCGCTTTTCCATCAGAGATGCCCTGGGTACCAGCCCTTCCCCAACGTAGTTTCTGCCAGTCCTCACTGTGTGGGCACCGGGCTGGTGTTGTGGAGCAGATGTTAGGGCAGACCCCCAAGACTAGTTTGGCGCTGCACGCTCACCCTCTCCCCACTCAAGATGACGCTGCTCACGAGCAAACAGACAGGTGTGCTGGTGCAACTGGGGCCTCGGGAAACACAAACTTCCAAACACAAAGAAAGGACCCAAGTCCCCGTCAACAGGAATAGATGGCAATACAGCCAAATAAtgggaggaaaaggcaactcTCTATATGCAGACATGGAATAATCCTCAAAATCTAATCTTAAGTAGAAGAAAACACAAGGGGCAGCACACTATATAAACTTTGCTACCATTTGtgttaaaaaaggaaacaggaaatgaTACTTCTGCTAGTATATGCAGAGAGCTTTCTGGAAGGCGGCAGGAAAGCGTGGTTACCTCTGAGGAAAACTGAGCGGCTGAGGAAAGGATGTCGTGAAGTGTCCTCTGAACTTGGTGCTGTGTTTGCAATGCCTGGCAAAAAGTCAAACTGAGGACAAGATCAGTGCTTCCGAATCAACACAGAGATGTGGAACTAGAGGGGACCTTGGGGAGATAGAGACTAGCCTTAGAGTACAGATTAGAACATTTAGCCATCAACGGGGTTTACCAAATTCCCATAATCGCTGAGTGAGTAGACCCCCACTGTCGTTGGCACCCACGCTCTAGGGAGGGCAGCCTCACAGCCCTGTGGGCCGCCTGCACCCCTGCGTTCCCAGACGCACTGTTTACAGTGACCGAGACGTGGAGACAGCCTCGACGCCCGTccctgatgaatggataaagagggcACGGGCTATCACTCAGgcacaaaaaagaagcagatgccACTTTCAGCAGCATAGGTGAATCCATAATGCAGATTATCTACTGCCTTACGTGAGATAAATCAGAAAGcggaagacaaatattttataatgtcacTTCCACATGGAATCTAAACCGTGACGCACATGCACTCacgcacagagacacagacacacagccacAGGGCACAGGCCGAGGGTTGccgaggggagaaggggaggagggagggctgggACTGTGGGGTCAACAGACGCAAACCGTTATACGTAGAGTGGGTAAACAATGAAGGCCCACTACACCGAATATCCAATGCGAATATCCGCTATCCAAGCGATAGTGGAcaagaatgtatgtgtgtatgactgagtcactctgctgcacagcagacatcagcacaacattgtaaatcaactgttcagtcgctcagtcgtgtctgactttttgtgaccccatggactgtagcacgccaggcctccctgcccatcaccaactcctggagttcactcaaactcatgtccattgagttggtgatgccctctacccatctcatcctctgttgtccccttctcctcccgccttcaatcttgcccagaatTAGCGTCTtctcaaatgactcagttctttgcatcgggtagccaaagtattaaatttcagcttcaacatcagtccttccaatgaatattcaggactggttggatctccttgcagtccaagggactctcaagagtcttctccaacaccacacttcaaaagcatcaattcttcagcgctcagctctcttcacagtccaactctcacatccatacatgaccactggaaaaccatagctttgactagatggacctttgttggcaaagtaatgtctctgcttttctaggttggtcataacttttcttccaaggagcaagtgtcttaatttcatggctgcagtcaccatctgcagtgattttggagccccccaaaataaagtcagccactttccactgtttccccatctatttcccatgaagtgatgggaccagatgccatgatcttcgttttctgaatgttgagctttaagccaactttttcactctcctctttcactttcatcaagagactttttagttcctcctcactttcttccataaaggtggtgtcatctgcatatctgaggttactgatatttctcccggcaatcttgattccagcttgtgcttcatccagcccagcgtttctcatgatgtactctgcatagaagttaaataagcagggtgaccatatatagccttgatgtactccttttccaatttggaaccagtctgttgttccatgtccagttctaactgttgcttcctgacctgcatataggtttctcaagaggcaggtcaggtggtctggtattcccatctctttcagaattttccacagtttattgtgatccacacagtcaaaggctttggcatagtcaataaagcagaaatagatgtttttctggagctctcttcctttttccatgactcagcggatgttggcaatttgatctctggttcctctgccttttctaaaaccagcttgaacatctggaagttcatggttcatatactgctgaagcctggcttggaggatttagagcattactttactagtgtgtgagatgagtgcaattgtgcatataagttaaataagcagggtgacaatatacagccttgatgtactcctttcccgatttggaaccagtctgttgttccatgtccggttctaactgttgcttcttgacctgcatacaggtttcttaggggcaggtcagatgatctggtattcccatctcacagtttgtcatgatccacacagtcaaaggctttggtatagtcaataaagcaaaaatagatgtttttctggaactctcttgctttatcgatgatccattgtcaatttgatctctgacttctctgcctaaatccagcttgaacacagttcatgtactgatgaagcctggcttggagaattttgagcattactttactagtgtgtgagatgagtgcaattgagcggtattctttggcgttgcctttctttgggactggaatgaaaactgaccttttccagtcctgtggccactgctgagttttccaaatttgctggcatattgagtgcagcacttccacagcatcatctttcaggatttgaaatagctcatctggaattccatcacctccactagctttgtttgtagtgatgcttcctaaggcccacttgacttcacattccaggatgtctggctctagatgagtgatcacaccattgtgattatctcggtcatgaagatattttttgtacagttcttctgtgtatttttgccacctcttcttaatatcttctgcttctgttaggtccataccatttctgtcctttattgtgcccatcttgtatgaaatgttcccttggtagctctaattttcttgaagagatctctagtctttcccattctattgttttcctctgtttctttgcattgatcactgagaaggctttcttatctctccttgccgtTCTTTGTACTTCAataacagtttttttaaaagaaatcctgTGTATCAGTAGAACTGCCAGCATAAATATCAGAGTTATGCCACCGGGCGAGACATTTGAGACTGTTTCTTTGTTTGTATTGTGAACAATGAACTTGGGGAGATTGTCAGATGGTGCATATTTATCCTGGTACCAGCATACTCTATCAACATCTAATAAATGactgttatttattatttgcagCTATCACAGTATTGTTTGGGGAGGGCAGGGTATGAGGAAGGTTGTCACAGGAGTGTGTGAAGATGAAGACTTGCAGGGTAAAGAAAAAGCACACACAGAGAACCCTTgactcatttatttaaataatcgCTAAAGAATCAGAGTAAATGATGGTTAAATCGAAAACGTGTTAGAGTGCGTGTGAGGAGTACTGGGGGGAAATTTCACCCCAGAATGCCACTAAGAGCCGCTTGTCACCAGCCTTGTCACTTCTGCTAAGAAAGAAATGTGGACAGCCCAGGACCATCTGTGAGCCTCTCCATTTCTCTTTCATGCCTGATTGTCCAACACTCTCATTGTTCTTGCTAGcttctttcttttccagttcTCTCCTTTTCTGGGGCAACAGGTCAGATGTGACTCAGAGTGCTGAGTGTTCTACTGGGAACTTGTCTGCCTTCCGTGGAGAGGCTGAAGGATCCTGCCCTTCTGGGCAGTTCTGCTCACAGCCGCCTGGCCCCAGGAGCCCAGTGAgagccctcccctccctcttgtgGGCTGAGGGGCAAGAGCGTGAGGCTCCCTCTCTCGGTCACCACCTCATCATTTGTAATCATTCCATTCCTGCCTGGTGGGAAGGAAAGCACCATGTGAGGTTCCAAGCTCACGTTCTTCTCCCAGCCCTCCAGGGTTTAAATCTTCACTCCTCCACGACAACTTTGTGGGTGTGGGCTGGTTGTGTAACCTCCCTGCCCCAGCTGCTATCTGAAAAAATGATGGGAACAGAATGAGATAATCTGGGCACAAGGCAGAGCACAAGACTCGGCTTTCAGTAAATCATTTGTAAAAGTCAGTGAgaagcagtagcagtagcaatagcAGCGGCAGAAGGAAATGAATACCAAGGAGCTCTGGGTATTGGGGGAAGGTCCTCAGCGCCAACCTCAAGGAATGGGGCTGTGGTCACCAGCCACAGGCGTCTGTGTGCCACTGTCCCTGTGGCCCACCGTTCCCCTCGCGGCATACCGTCTTCGCTGGCCGAGGTTACCAGTGAAGAATGATGCTTGATTCACTAGTTCTAAGAGCAGGGGGATATGTCCAATCTTTTAACAGATACATTATTGACTTACCTTATTTCAAAGACATAAATGTAGAACGAGGTCACTTAACCCTGAAGGCAGAAGTCAATAAATGGTAGATGTTTTTTGAGCCCTGCTTTTGGTGTATACACATGAGGAATACCAGTTACTTAGCAGTTTGGAATTGATTCTGATTGTTTGGGGTGGCATTGCCTGATATGATTACTAAGTAGATCCCCTGGTCTTGGGGAAATGGAAGTGTTTATATAACTGAAAAATTAGACTGTgatcaaacaaatatttttataaatgattgTCATGCAGACATGTGGAGAGCTAAGGCCTAAGCTGGCCATGCTGTGGCCAGTCGGTTGTTCTCTGGGAGGTGGCCTAACCTGCAGCACTGAGCGTGGCTTCAGGCAGTGGACATCTTCACTTGAAGAGTGCCTTTCACCTTAGGAGGAACTTTCATGTAAATTATCTCATTGTTGCAGCCTCAGCTAATATGCTCCTTTTCACAGTGGGTCCCACCTGAATGATAAGCAATGCTGTAGAACCACGAGGGGAGGAAAAGCCGACCATGGTCACAACAGAGCCAGGCGAGGCAGGATTTTTTCAAATAATCCCCTAGCTACTAGTCCTTTCCTGTCCTGTGATGAACCAAAGGATGGTTTTCCAATACAATCCAAAGTCCCAACAGAATAAGCCTATTAATAGGGCAGGTTCTAAAGAGTCATATTATGCAGTAAATTTAAATGTTGGTGCAGTTTCCTTAGTTTCTAAGGGAACATCCCCTCGAGAATTTCACTTTACAAGAAACATAcacatggtatttttaaaaacatccatttgtttacttttgtccGTGTTGGGTCTTTGCTcctgcaagggctttctctagctgcggaggGCAGGGACTATACTCTCTAGGTgcggtgcacaggtttctcattgcagcggcttctctccttgcggagcacaggctctagggcccgAGGGCATCAGTAGTTGAGGAAGTGGGCTCAACAGtggccagtctatgtctgacgcaggatgcagcatgcttggggctggtgcatggggatgacccagaaagatgttctggggagggaggtgggaggggggttcatgtttgggaatgcatgtaagaattaaagattttaaaatttaaaaaataaaaaacaaacaaacaaaacaaacaaaaaaaaataaatgttatgtgGGATCTTGGGTGGGAtcctaggaaagaaaaagaatattaggAGAAAATTGCTATGGATATCTCAATAAATTGTggactttggttaaaaaaaaaaaaaaaaacaaaacaaaacagtggcGTCCCCAGGGCTGAGAGtacaggctcaggagctgtggtaCATGAGCTtggttgctccttggcatgtgagagacttcctgggtcagggatcgaacccgtgtctcctgcactggcggggggattctctacccctgagccaccaatGAAACCCCCACGCATTGTGTTTTTATCTAGATCATTTCAGGATTTCTGTGAGATCATTTCAGAGGCAGACTCAGTTCCCTGCAGAACTGAGGCCTGACATTGACATTTGATCAGTCACCCAGATTTGAAAGAATTCATTTCCATTGGTAGGAAaccttttactaaaaaaaaaaaaaattaggacacAGTCCATTTCCTTTACCTAAAAGTGTTATGTAATGAGTGCTTAACTCTCAGGAAGTTGGAATTTAGATTTATTCAGAAATATTATTAGGATACCCTATAGGATATTCTGGAATATTGTGCTAGACACTGCCAAGCTTCTCAGTGCCCTTTGCTGAAGTGCCTCTGAACCGCCTGCCTTTGTGGGAGATTTATCTCTGGCTTCTGATTCCACGTTGAATGTACTCCCAGCTTGAGCTCCATTTATGTTCAATCAATACTCTGTGTCATGCTGAACTGGAAGACCAAATCCAGTGGATCAAGTTTCTCGCTGGATGCATGGAGGGTAAGTTTCAGATCATTGAAAACATACCGTACTAGTTTCGTCTCCATGACAAGTCTCAATTTTGTATGTGTTCCCACAGGAGAGGAGGACACAAAACTGTCAGGAGACGTGCCCCCAGGCACGGAAGGCCTGGATGAAGAGTCAGAGGCCCTAAGCACACTTGCTTCAGTGACCACAGAACCTTACATCACCAGTATAAATTCTACCCTTATTGACGAAGACACAGACCAGTTAGAGTTTATATTAATGGTGTTGATCCCAGTGATTTTACTCTCTCTCCTGCTTCTATCAGCGATACTCCTTATAATAtaccataaaagaaaaaggaataaacaaGGTAAATATTTTGCCTGTTCTCATTTCTAGACAACTGCTCCATGTGTTCATGAATAATTGATAAAACACAATGCTTTCTGCTTCCACACAGAGCCCTCTAGCCAAGGATCTCAGAGTGTTTTACAGACACGTGAGTATTATTCTAACACCTGCCTggagatgggatggggtgggcaaAGAAACTGAGATGTTTTTAAGTGAAGCAGCTACATAAAATAATGAGTGATGACTTGTTTCAGTGACATTTTCCAAAATTTAGAAATGTCATATacctttctatttaaaaaaaagaaacagaaaatgcctTCAGCCTAAACTGAAAATTGAAACACACAGCTTCCATCTCTGTATGTAACCTGGATGAGGGCCTTATGTAATTTGGGCCAGTGTTGGTTAgtatactcagttgtggatgtgactggtgatagaagcaaagtctgatgctgtaaggagcaatattgcataggaacctggaatgttaggtcatgaatcaaggtaaattggaagtggtcaaacaggagatggctagagtgaacactgacattttaggaatcagcgaactaaaatggactggaatgagtgaatgacCATTTGGTcatcactcagatgaccattatgtctactactgtggggaaaaatccctgagaagaaatggagtagccctcatagacaacaaaagagtctgaaacgcagtacttggatgcaatctcaaaaatgacagagtgatctctgttcatttccgaggcaaaccattcaatatcatagtaatccaagtctatgccccgaccagtaatgctgaagaagctgaagtggaatggttctatgaagacctacaagacattctagaactaacaccaaaaaagatgtccatttcattataggggactggaa
This window harbors:
- the TMEM154 gene encoding transmembrane protein 154 isoform X3, which gives rise to MYSQLELHLCSINTLCHAELEDQIQWIKFLAGCMEGEEDTKLSGDVPPGTEGLDEESEALSTLASVTTEPYITSINSTLIDEDTDQLEFILMVLIPVILLSLLLLSAILLIIYHKRKRNKQEPSSQGSQSVLQTHELGSENVKVPIFEEDTPSVMEIEMEELDKWMNSMNRNADYECLPTLEEEKEPNHNNPSDNES
- the TMEM154 gene encoding transmembrane protein 154 precursor (The RefSeq protein has 1 substitution compared to this genomic sequence); its protein translation is MPGRAPPEAPRAALFLAAVLASLPTRPAQGEEDTELSGDVPPGTEGLDEESEALSTLASVTTEPYITSINSTLIDEDTDQLEFILMVLIPVILLSLLLLSAILLIIYHKRKRNKQEPSSQGSQSVLQTHELGSENVKVPIFEEDTPSVMEIEMEELDKWMNSMNRNADYECLPTLEEEKEPNHNNPSDNES
- the TMEM154 gene encoding transmembrane protein 154 isoform X1, which gives rise to MPGRAPPEAPRAALFLAAVLASLPTRPAQGEEDTKLSGDVPPGTEGLDEESEALSTLASVTTEPYITSINSTLIDEDTDQLEFILMVLIPVILLSLLLLSAILLIIYHKRKRNKQEPSSQGSQSVLQTHELGSENVKVPIFEEDTPSVMEIEMEELDKWMNSMNRNEEEKEPNHNNPSDNES